The DNA region ATTAGATTATAACTACGAGATTGCGGCGCGCATCCGCTCGTTACGAGATTTTTTCATTGTCATGTTTTTTACCTTTTTAGGTAGCCAGTTAACCCTAACCCTCAGCCCCCACCTCTATTTAAGTGCCGTGATATTATCTCTGTTCGTTTTAATTGGTAACCCAATAATTGTGTTCATTATTTTGCGTTTGATCAAACACCAAGAACGCACCGCCTTTTTTGCCGGATTAACCATGGCACAAATTAGTGAATTTTCTTTTATCTTGGCAAATCTCGGCCTATCGAAAAATTTAATTTCCCAAGAAATTGTTTCGATGATTGCGGTAATTGGTTTAATCACCATGGTTTTATCGGCCTACATGATTACTCATAACGATAAAATTTACCGTTGGATGCGACCCTTATTACGTTTGTTACCATTACCAACTCCAACCATTGATGTGGCTGACAACACTCCGGTTGAAAGTAAACAACATGTGGTTATATTTGGTTACCACAGTTCAGTTGACCCATTGGTAAAACAACTTGCCAGTGCCGGTGAACGGGTAGTGATTGTTGATTACAACCCAGATAATGCTGCTTTAATTCATCAACATCGCGTGCATTATATTTATGGTGATATGCGCGATGAAGACATTTTGGAATTAGCCAACTTAAATTCGGCTAAAATGATTATCTCGATCGTGCCCTATATGGATTCGACTATGAGTTTATTACAATATGTCAGCCATTTTAAAATTAAATGTGAGGTGGTAGTACTGGCTACGCACTTGATAGATATCGATCGGTTTTATAAAGCCGGAGCGACTTATGTGTTGCATCCAGAATCGATTAGTATGCAATACCTTATGACCGTACTAGCCAAACCACATGGCCTTTCAGCTACAAAGTAGTTTTCAGCCGACCGGTGATCAACCAGCGGCCATTAAAGCTTTAGTGGATAGTTTTGCAGCAGGGCACTCTGGTCAAACACTGTTAGGTGTAACTGGTTCGGGTAAAACTTTTACCATGGCGAATGTGATTCAACAGTTGGATCGACCAACTTTAGTATTATCGCATAATAAAACCTTAGCCGCCCAATTAGCTTCTGAGTTTCGTGAGTTTTTCCCAAACAACGCGGTACATTATTTTGTGTCGTTTTATGATTACTACCAACCTGAAAGCTATATCCCACGCACGGATACCTACATTGAAAAGACTACCGCTCTCAATGAAGAAATTAACCGGTTGCGTCATGCGTCAACGCAAGCTCTATTATCGCGTCGTGATGTTATTGTAGTTGCGTCAGTGTCTTGTATCTATAGTTTAGGTTCGCCAGTGACTTATAAATCTTTTAGTATCACATTAAAAACTAAGCAAACTTACCCGCGCCGGCAGTTATTTACCAAATTAGTTGACATGCAATATCAGCGCAATGATTTGGTGTTCAAACGCGGCACCTTTCAAGTAAAAGGTGAGGTGGTAGAAATCTTTCCGGCCATGTCTGATACTACCGGTCTGCGCTT from Patescibacteria group bacterium includes:
- a CDS encoding cation:proton antiporter, which codes for MESIFLELSAIIVISTALALVAKLLHQPIILAFIGAGMVLGPAGLNIIQSHELIDVLSTFGIALLLYVVGIELDIKKFKTLSWPTLLAGFGQIIGTGCVGWLVAWSLGFSVVEAWFISITLTLSSTIIVVKLLSEKRQLESLYGRIVVSVLLLQDFAAILALLLVESFGNNVKGGIPWLDLITVAGKTLVIASLAYVLAKFVFRKIFLFIGRSQELLFLWGIGWCILFAAIAVLWHYPMAISVFFAGLAIGSLDYNYEIAARIRSLRDFFIVMFFTFLGSQLTLTLSPHLYLSAVILSLFVLIGNPIIVFIILRLIKHQERTAFFAGLTMAQISEFSFILANLGLSKNLISQEIVSMIAVIGLITMVLSAYMITHNDKIYRWMRPLLRLLPLPTPTIDVADNTPVESKQHVVIFGYHSSVDPLVKQLASAGERVVIVDYNPDNAALIHQHRVHYIYGDMRDEDILELANLNSAKMIISIVPYMDSTMSLLQYVSHFKIKCEVVVLATHLIDIDRFYKAGATYVLHPESISMQYLMTVLAKPHGLSATK